The nucleotide sequence AGGAATCCTGCATGGATGGATGCTACCTACTTCTCCTTCCTTGAAGAACGACAGATCGGTCCTGTATTGCTATCTGGGTACTGGATGGATGATCTTGCTACTCAATTGCAAAGAGCAGGGTCCCATCTCTATTCTCCTTTCTGTGTGCGTTTGCACGGTGAAGATAGAAAGGAAATTGAAAAGGAGAGTGGAGGGAAGTGGAATCGTATTCTTGAAAGTCATGATCAGGAAATGATTGCAATTGCCCCAAGACTTGTCAAGCTTGCACAGGAGGGTAAGGTGATTTACATCAATGTGAACAACCACTACGAAGGAAGCGCCCCGCTTACCATCAGAAAGTTGATGGATTATCTTCAAGAGGCATAGGCAGGCGATGTACGAATCTCGGAAGGTGTGCTACGGTAAAGTGTAATCAGGAGGCAAGCAGAATGGTTGGCTTTCCTGTCATGAAACTACCAGAACTCTCTGCAGCAATTCATTTGTGTGTAAACACAGTCAAGGAGCAAGGATCAATACGGTTCTTGCTCTTTTTTATGAACCAACAAGGAGGGAACCGATGAAAGAAAAAACATATTCGAACGGTCAGGTTGAACAGCGAATGCAGGGTGATAAACTTACCTATTTCTTCAAGGATGGAACCATCAAGGCAGAGGGCCCCATCAAGAATAATCTTATGGAAGGGCTTTGGCATTACTACCGAGAAAATGGGATTGTATTGCAGGTAGGGAGTTTCAAGCATGGGGTGAAACATGGTCCATGGGTTAGGTATGACCGTGTAGGGGCTGTTGAATATGAGGCACAGTTCGAAGACGGAAAAGAAATTGCAAAACGGTTGTACCACTGATATTGGATTCTGGAAAAGCGGTGGTAGAATAGAGATATCACACGAACCGATTGGGATCGGAAAAAAGGAGTAGAATGATGAAACGAGTACTCTTAAAGCGGGTATTGCTCGGCATTTTGATGCTTTGCATCACAATGGGATTCCTCTTTGCACAACCCCTGCCAGAACAGGCGGAGGAACTGGTCATCCTAGCTACCACAGATATTCATGGAAATGTCTGGGGATTCAGTTATGAGAATGACAAGGAGACAAACAACAATGGTATGGCTCGCATTGCTACCTATGTGGAGCAAGTGCGTGATGCACATCCTAATGTCATCCTGGTAGATAATGGTGATGTCATCCAGGGAAATATCATGACTGACGATTTATACAACAAGAGAGAAGGTGAGCATCCTGTCATCCGTGCAATGAACCTTTTGGATTATGATAGCCTGACATTGGGAAACCATGAGTTCAATTTTGGAGAGAAATTGATCAAACGTATGCAAGAGCTGGCAAACTTCCCTATACTTTCGGCCAATATGTCCCGATTGGATGGCACCATGGCCGCTCTTCCGTACACCATAGTAGAGAGATCTGGAGTAAAGGTCGGCATCATTGGCCTGACGAATCCGAATGCTCCTCGATGGGATGGTGAAAAGACCGATCCATTTGTATATGCTCCGGTAGGTCCTGCTGCAAGACGGGTAGTGGATATTCTGGATGATAAGGTCGATGTCCTGGTAGTTGTAGCTCATGTGGGACTGTATCCTGAGTATGATGTTGACGGAGGCAGTGATGGAGGCTTGGCAATCCTTGAGCTCTGCCCTGAAATTGATGTGCTTATCGTTGGGCATGCCCATACCACGATTGCAGAGGTACAGGATGGGATTGCTATCGGTGGGGCAAAAAATCTCGGTCGTGAGGTTATCCGCATCGACCTGAGTCTTGACGAGAATAAGCAGGTTGATGGACAGGAAGTGACCATCATTGATATGACTGACTATGAACCGAGTGAGTTGATCAGGGGAAATGCTTTCATCAAAGAGGCACATCAGGCCACCAGAGACTTTATTTCCGGTGGAGCACCTTCTGCTGATGGAAGTCCCAGTGGTGGTATCTTTGGAACTGCAGCAGTTGACTTCCAACCCAAGAATGAGATTATGGGTATCCCCGAAGGAAAACTTCGTGATACCGCTGTCATGGATTTCATCAATGAGGTACAACTGCTAAACAGTGGTGCAGATGTGTCAGCAGCTGCGCTCTTTGCCGATACCAGTGATATCCCCAAGGGTCCGATCAACTACGGAACCATTTTTGGTATCTACAAGTATGATAATACCCTCTATCGCGTACCGGTCACCGGTGCTGAACTGAAAGCCTACATGGAGTGGTCTGCAACCTGCTACAACCAGTGGAAGCCGGGCGATGTCTCCATCAGCTTCAACCCAGACAAGCCGGGGTATCTCTATGATATGTTCAGCGGTGTTGACTACGAGATCGACCTGAGCAAACCTGAAGGGCAGAGAATCAAGAATGTCATGTTCAAGGGCAAGTCGCTCTCAGATACACAGAAACTTACCCTTGCCGTGAACAACTACCGATATTCTTCGGCACTGAAAGCACAAAAACTAGTATCTGGGGTTCGGGAATGGGAGAGTCCAAACTCAATTCGTGATATGCTTGTTGCCTACATCAAAGAAAAGGGGACCATATATCCGAAAGTTGACAACAACTGGAAGATCGTTGGTGTTAACTTGGATAGCCCCTATCGCAAGCAGGTCATCAAGATGGTTAATGAGGGGAAACTTGAATCACCCTACAATAATCCATTGAATGTCAACGAACTGAAGAAACAGGGGATCATCAAATAACAGAAGTGTGGGCTGGTCATCAAGCCAGCCCAAACACTATGTCTCTTGATCGTCATCCTTGAGCGTTTTCCTGCGGGAACGTACGCTCTCGGTGAGTAGAAATTCAATCTGGCCGTTTATAGAGCGGAAGTCATCTTCCGCCCAAGCGGCCAGTTCTTTCCACAGCGATGACGAAAGACGCAACAATACCTGTTTCTTGCTCTTATCCTTTGCATCCATACGTCATCATCCTTATGCTAATAGAGAGAACCACTGTTTACGATTGGCTGTACATCCTTGTTTCCACAAAGGACCACTAAAAGATTGCTTACCATAGAAGCCTTACGTTCTTCATCCAGGTTCACTACCTCACTCTCATTCAATTGCTCAAGAGCCATCTGGACCATTCCAACCGCTCCTTCCACAATTTTTTGTCTTGCAGCGATGATAGCAGACGCCTGCTGACGCTGCAACATTGCCGCTGCTATCTCTGGTGCGTAAGAGAGGTGGGTAATCCTTGCCTCCAGAATTTCCAAGCCGGCAACAGCAACCTTGCCTTGCAGTTCCTTCAGTAGATCCTCTGCTACCTCTCTACTGCTTCCTCTCAATGATTTTTCATCATCATCACTATCGTAGGGGAAGAGCCGTACCACATTTCTCAGTGCACTATCGCACTGTATGGAAAGATAATCCACATAGTTGTCAACGTCAAACACTGCTTTTGCGGTATCAACCACTTTCCAGATAACGACAACACCAATAATGATTGGATTACCCTGTGAGTCATTGATTTTCTGCTTCTCATTGTTCAGCGTCATTGCTTTCAAGGATAGCTTACGTTTTGGAATCTGTATTGAATAGGCAGTGGTCCCGCTCTTATTCGCATCTGTTTTTCCTTCAAGCTTATAGGAACCTGAAGAGCTTTCAGATGAAGATGCAGGATTTACCGCTGTCACAAATGGATTTACAAAGAAAAATCCCTCTTTCTTGAGTGTCCCATAATACTTTCCAAATAAGGTAAGCACCAATGCTTCATTCGGTTTGATAATCTTCAATCCCCCAAACAAGATCGGACCGATGATAAAACCATAGAGTGCTCCAAGGGTAATGACAACTGCACGTATAACTCCTGGAATATCTGCAGCCATGCCAAAGATGAATAGGGCAAATGACAAGAGGATAAGCAGCACATTGACTACCAGGATTGTCAATCCGATTGAAGGTCGGTTCAGGACTTTTTCTTTTGAATACACAGGTTCATTCATACGAATGCCTCCAAGGTATGATGGTAAAAGATATCAAAATGATATCAATAAGATATTCCACCAATCTTTGATATTTGTCAAGATTAAGACTTATAATTTACAGGAGATGCAAGACATATTTGTGTTTATCCTTGTTGCACCTCCCAACCTGAAGGGAATATTACGCTCTATCTATACCCTATTACTGCTGTGTGCATTGTCAATAATTTCTGGTATACTGATGAAACGAAAAGACCTATGAGGAGTAGTAATGGATACTTGGACACTAGATGACGCAAGAAAGCTGTATCACATCGATTCCTGGGGGAATGAGTATTTTCATGTCTCAGAGAAAGGTGAAGTGGAAGTACGGCTCAAAGATAAGGACCCAAAAAGTCAAGTAAGCTTGTTATCCATAGTCAAGGGTTTGCAAGAGAGAGGCATGAAATTGCCTGTACTCCTGCGATTTTCAAATATTCTTGACTCAAGGATCCAACATATCAATGAAAGTTTTCTTGGTGCCATGAAGGATGCCGGCTATACCGGTACCTACCGGGGAGTCTATCCTATCAAGGTAAATCAACAGCAACAGGTTGTTGAGGAAATATGCAAATACGGTAAACAGTATCACCATGGATTGGAAACCGGCAGCAAGGCTGAACTTTTACTTGCCCTTGCTCATATAGATGATCTGGAAGCCTATGTTGTCTGTAACGGATACAAGGATGAAGAATATATTGACTTGGCCTTAAGAGGCCTCTCCATGGGAGTGCAAACCGTTCTGGTGGTGGAGATGCCAGGAGAAGTGGATATTATTCTTGAACGTAGCAGGGCGATGGGTATTAAGCCCAATATTGGATTGAGAATGAAGCCCTCAACCGTTGCTAGTGGGCACTGGACAGACAGTGGTGGGGACCGCAGCGTTTTTGGTCTGAATACCACACAGGTCATCCAGGTGGTGGACAAACTTAAAAAAGAGCAGATGCTCGATAGCTTGAAATTATTGCACTATCATCTGGGAAGCCAGATTCCCAACATCCGTGACATCCGAATGGGTGCAACGGAAGCGGCACGATTCTACTGTGGATTGGTTCATGAGGGCGCCCCCATGGGCTTGTTGGATATCGGCGGAGGATTGGCAATTGACTATGATGGTTCGCATACTGATAGCTCAAATAGCCGAAATTATTCCACCAAAGAGTATTGTGATGACGTAGTAGAGGAAGTGATGACCATCTGCAAGGAAGAGCATGTTACCCATCCAACCTTGCTCAGTGAGTCTGGAAGAGCATTGGTCTCCTACTATTCGGTCCTGCTGCTCAACGTCCTGGATACCAATATTTTCTGGAACGGCGAGGATGTTGAGGCAAATCTCGACCCTGAAGTGCTTCCAGCATTGGAGAACCTCCTCTACGTGAGGAAGATGCTCAACGAAAAGAATGCACAGGAATGCCTGAACGACCTGAACTATTACCGTGAGGAGATTAGAAACAAGTTTCTCTATGGTAAGGTGAATATGAGGGAGCGTGCTGCAGCAGAGCATGTCTACTGGTCTATTGTTGCAGAGATCAAGCAGACTTATGGTGAGGTTGAGTCTCCTGAGTTTGAGAAGTTGGAGCAGCAATTATCAGATATCTACTATGGAAACTTCAGTCTTTTCCAATCACTTCCTGATGTATGGGCGATTGATCAATTATTCCCTATCATGCCGATCCATATGCTGGACAAGAGGCCGGACAGAAAGGCTGTGTTGAGTGATATCACCTGTGACAGCGAGGGAAAGATTGATCGATTCATCGGTCGCTGGGAAGTGGAGAACACCCTGAGCCTGCACACCCTTCCTGAGAATGATGACTACATCCTTGGGGTCTTCTTGGTGGGGGCTTACCAGGAAACACTGGGGGACCTGCACAACCTGCTGGGAGATACCAATGTTGCCTCAGTTACCTATGAGGATGGGAAATTCCGACTTCATAATGAGTTGGAAGGTGATACTGTAGCTGATGTATTAAGCTACGTAGAATACGAGCCAAAACAGTTGGAGGCTCTGATCAGAAATAAGGCTGAACGAGCAGTTCAGGATGGAAGGATAACCCCGCTTGAGAGGCGGCGCATTATTGCTGCCTATACAGCCGGACTCAGAGGATATACCTACTACGAAACCGACCAAGAGGAGTAAAACATGGAAAAGAAACGTTTGATGATCATAGGAGCAGGTGGCGTCGGTAATGTTGCCGTACGCAAATCTGCCAGAATGGAAGATTTATATGAAGTAATCTTGCTTGCAAGCAGGACAAAAGCCAAATGTGATGCAATTGCAGCTGAGGCAGGACCAGTTCCTATTGAAACTGCTCAGGTTGATGCTGATGATATTGGTGCATTAGTCAGCTTGATGGAAACTTTCAAGCCTGATGTGGTACTCAATGTTGCGCTTCCTTACCAGGATCTCCCGATCATGGATGCCTGCCTTGAGTATGGTGTTGATTATGTTGATACTGCAAATTACGAACCAAAGGATGAAGCACATTTTGAATACTCCTACCAGTGGGCCTACCAGGAAAAGTTTAAGGAGGCTGGCCTAACAGCACTACTTGGAAGTGGGTTTGACCCAGGGGTGACCAATGTATTCACAGCATATGCTGCAAAACACTATTTTGATGAGATGCACTACCTCGATATTGTAGACTGTAATGCAGGGGATCATGGAAAGAGCTTTGCTACCAACTTCAATCCTGAGATCAATATCCGGGAGATTACCCAAAATGGTCGCTACTACGAAGAGGGAGAGTGGAAAAGCACGGAGCCCTTGGAAATACACCAGAACGTGGACTATCCACGAATCGGGGGAAAAGAGAGCTATTTGCTCTTCCATGAAGAGTTGGAATCTTTGGTGAAACACTACCCGAGTCTGAAACGTGCACGTTTCTGGATGACTTTCAGCCAGCAATACATCACCCATCTGAAGGTGCTGGAGGATATTGGGATGACCAGTATTGAACCGGTCATGTTCCAGGGGATGGAAATCCAACCACTACAGTTCCTCAAGGCTGTACTTCCCGAGCCTTCCTCCCTTGGTGAAAACTACAAGGGACAAACCTCCATTGGTTGCCAGATCAAGGGAATCAAGGACGGCAAAGAGAGGACACTCTACATATTTAATAACTGCAGCCATCAAATGGCGTACCAGGATACAAAAGCACAGGCAGTGAGCTATACGACAGGTGTTCCTGCGGCTCTTGGCACCAGTTTGGTTGCACGTGGCATCTGGAAGGCACCTGGTGTGAATAACATGGAACAATTCGATCCTGATCCATTCCTTGAGGAACTTGGGCCATTGGGCCTTCCCTGGGAAGTGGTTGTCGATGGCAAGCTTGCCTTTGGTGAGTAGCTCATGATCGATTTGAAAAAGATTAGCCATACTCCAGCATTTGTGTTGGAGTATGAGCTTCTAAAAAAGAACCTTTCCATCATTGAACAGTTGCAGAAGGATCTTCCCATCTCCTTTCTCTTCGCCCTTAAAGGGTTTGCGATGCATGCAGTATTCCCGGACTTGGCCTCTGTTGCGAGCGGGGCAACAGCCTCTTCATTGAATGAGGCACTTCTTGCATCTCCTTATTTTGATGAAATCCACGCATATGCTCCGGTGTATCAGAAGAACGAATTTGAAACCATTGCCTCAATGGCAACACACATTACGTTCAACTCTGTTTCCCAGCTACAGACCTATCGCGACAGAAGTTGTGATGCTAAACTGGGGCTTCGCATCAATGCCATGTACTCGACAGTCTCTACTGCCTTGTATGATCCCTGTAGCTACGGGAGCCGTTTGGGGATACTTCCCAAGGATCTTCCACAACTCCCAGAGGGGGTGAGTGGATTACACTCCCACAACCTCTGTGAGAGTGGTGCCCTAGAGCTGGCCCATACGCTCTCATCAATTGAAAAGCATTGGGGACATTTGCTTGGTGATATTGATTGGCTGAATCTTGGTGGTGGACACCTGGTAACCAGAGAAGGGTATGACCTGGATCTTTTCAGGAATACAATCATAGATTTCCACAATAAATATCCCCACATCAAGCTCATATTGGAGCCTGGGGCAGCCTTTGTTTGGGAAACTGGGTATCTGATAACCGAAATTCTTGATATCGTTGAAAATGGTGGTATCAAGACACTGATGATTGATGCCTCTTTTGCGGCCCATATGCCGGACTGTCTTGAAATGCCTTACTCCCCAAATGTAATAGGAGCCCAGCTGGAAGAAAATGGTGTCTATCGTCTTGGTGGATCGTCCTGCTTGGCAGGGGACTGGGTGGGCAGTTACACCTTTGAGAAAGCACCTAAGATCGGGGACCATCTTGTACTCTGTGACATGATGCACTACACCATGGTCAAGACCACCATGTTCAATGGTATTGCCTTACCGGATATCGGCATCTATCGCGAAGAGACCTATACCGTGGTAAAAACCTTCGGATTTGATGATTATCAACGACGACTGTCGTAGGAGAGAGAGAATGGAGCACTGGTTTTTAGATTCTGAATTTCCAAACTGTGATAAGGAAACAGCACGATTTCATGTAATCCCTTTTCCCTTGGAGGATACAGTCTCCTACATGGGAGGTACAGCGGATGGACCAGATGCCATCATAGAAGCTTCCTCCCAACTTGAACAACTTGTTGAGGGATTTGGTAATCCTGGGGCCTTGGGAATTCATACCAGGGAACCGCTTGGAACAGAAGGTATGGTCGAACAAGCGATAGCAGCCGCTGCTGAGGCTATTCTCCAAGCGTATGACCAGGGATCCATCCCTGTGCTTCTCGGTGGTGAGCATTCTGTTACCAATGCTGCAATTCCACTCTTGAGAGACCGATTTCACCAAGGGGAGGTAGGTATCTTGCAGTTCGACGCACACATGGACTTGAGGGATGCCTATGAAGGAAGCAAACTCAGCCATGCATCGGTCATGAGGCGTGCCGTAGAGGCTGGTATTCCACTTTTTCAGGTAGGGATACGGAATTATAGTGAAGAGGATCTTGAGGCACGTGAGCGTTACCAGGTAGGTCACTATGATGCATCGTTCCTCTACAGCCAGAAGCATACACACTCGCTGGAAACATTGGATCTTCCTTCTGATTTTCCCAAACAACTGTATGTCACGTTCGATGTTGATGCATTCGATTGTGGGTTGATGAGCGGTACCGGAACCCCTGATCCAGGTGGCCTCTCATGGTGGGATGCAATTACGTTACTAACCGTTCTTACCAAGAACAGGACAATTATTGGGTGTGATGTAGTGGAATTGGCTCCCAATACGTTGCACCATCCCTCCTATACGGCAAGCAAGCTTACGTATTTCCTGATGGGATTAGCCAGCAAGCGCAGTTCCCAGTGAAAAGGCTGCGTTCAACGATTCTTCTTCAGGGGTGTCCAAGGCGATGACGGGGTCGGCAACCATTACTGCCCCTGCATCCTTGGTGACTTCAGCCCAGTCGTCCATCCACTCTCCGTTTCCCCATCCATAGGAGCCAAAGAGGCCAATAGGTTTTCCCTCTAGATGGGGAAGGAGTGCATTGAACATTGGTTCAAATACCTCGTCCTCCAAGCTTTCAGAGCCCATTGCAGGACACCCAAAAGCTACGGCATCATAGCTATCAAGCAAATCTGCAGAGAAGAGACCGGCCTTGATCACCTTGATTTCTGCACCGGTTTCCTTGGCACCTTTTGCCACCGCTTGAGCCAAGGCTTCGGTATTTCCTGTCCCACTGTAATATACAATTGCAATACGTTTCATAGTTCCTCCATCGGAGCTTTATACTAGTTAATTTGTAAGGGTTAGAGGTTGCTAACTCTTATGATATGTACTACACCATTGCAGTGATGCATGTCAAGAATGAGATTATCGGTTGTTGTGTTCAGCTGCCTTGAGAAGCCTTTGCATTTTCAGGGCTAAAGGAGAGGCAGGACCAAAATAGACATGGGCTTTACGGTGTGCCCACCGGTAGAGCGTCCTTGCATCCTCTACTTCCCCGAGCTTGCGATAGCAGCGTGCTATATGTACAAGCAGGCCAATTTTCTCTGCTTCAGAGGCGAAATCCGATTCTATATCAAGGTAGGATCGGATGATTCTGTACTGTTCAAGTGCTTCTCTCCAGGCATATCGCCTCTCCAGGCATACCCCAAGTGCACAGCGAGCCATGATACTCTGACTGCTCGTTGATCCTTGGAATGAGGTGAGGATGGTGAGCACCTGTTGACGGAGTAGAAGCTCTTCATCAAACTTTTTCTTTATATGGTAGATGTCTGCCTGCAAGCAGAGTGAATCGATATAGAGATCATAGGAGGGGCCATTCTCTTTTGTGTAATCACGACCAAGCAGATCCTCAACAATGGATTGTGCCTCAGCGCTTTGTCCATCATCAAGATAGGAGTTGCCTAAGGCGATCATGGCTTCAATGGTTGACTCATCATCATCACCATGAAGAATCTGGTTTGTCTGATAAATCTGTTGAGCAACCTCCAACTCTTTTTGGGTCTCTCCTGCACGGTAGTAGGCCATATTCAAATCCCCCATCAAGAGTATGTATTCTTGATTCATGGGGCCATATTCGTTGAAGTGAGCTACGCGCTTCTTCTCCAGATCTGCAATATTCTGATGTATCCGTGCAAAGTAGAGCGGGTCATCAAGTTCACTGGAGAGTAGTAATCGTGCAAAATAATTTTCCATAGTCCTAGTATACACAGATGGGTTTGTACCCTACAAGCTCTTTACTGCACGAACTGCAAGATAGCAGTCGTGGATATAACTGTCGATCATCATGAATCCTGCAGTGTCGGTGTAGATACCGGTCAAATGAAACCCACAGTCCGTAAGCCCTCCAAGCAAGTCTTGCAACGTATGGGAAAATTCAATGGTATCATGTTTTCTTAATCGCTTTTCCAATTCCTTTTTCCCAAGACTTTTCAGGTCAGAGTAGGGGATGGTGTATTTCACCTGGAGGTGGTTTCTCAAGGCTTTCTTTTCGTTAAAGAGATAGAGCACTGGATTGGTGATGCTGGTAAGCAGTCGCCCTCCGCTCTTCAAGCTCCTGTAGCAGTGCTGATACATGCTGTGCACCTCATCAATGAAACATGTGGAGGTTGGGTTGTATATCATGTCGAACGTGGAGTCTGCAAAACATGAGAGGTCACGCATATCTCCCTTGACGAATTCCATTTCCAGTTGGAGTCGTTCAGCATAGGATGCATCCTGTGCGAGTTGTTTTTCTGAAATGTCATACAGGGTTACCTCTGCTCCAGCGAGGGCAAGGAGAACTGCTTGCTGACCTCCACCACAGGCAAGGGCAAGGATCTTTTTTCCTTTCACATCACTGACCCAGGAAGGAGGGACCTGCTTGAACGGAGAGAGAACCATATCGAGCTCCCCTGTACGTGCTTTCTCTATCTGTTCTTCAGTGCAACCATCTGTCCAGATAGTGTGTTTTTCAACTTCACTATCCC is from uncultured Sphaerochaeta sp. and encodes:
- a CDS encoding SPFH domain-containing protein; the protein is MNEPVYSKEKVLNRPSIGLTILVVNVLLILLSFALFIFGMAADIPGVIRAVVITLGALYGFIIGPILFGGLKIIKPNEALVLTLFGKYYGTLKKEGFFFVNPFVTAVNPASSSESSSGSYKLEGKTDANKSGTTAYSIQIPKRKLSLKAMTLNNEKQKINDSQGNPIIIGVVVIWKVVDTAKAVFDVDNYVDYLSIQCDSALRNVVRLFPYDSDDDEKSLRGSSREVAEDLLKELQGKVAVAGLEILEARITHLSYAPEIAAAMLQRQQASAIIAARQKIVEGAVGMVQMALEQLNESEVVNLDEERKASMVSNLLVVLCGNKDVQPIVNSGSLY
- a CDS encoding class I SAM-dependent methyltransferase encodes the protein MDTYVEHNARAWDSEVEKHTIWTDGCTEEQIEKARTGELDMVLSPFKQVPPSWVSDVKGKKILALACGGGQQAVLLALAGAEVTLYDISEKQLAQDASYAERLQLEMEFVKGDMRDLSCFADSTFDMIYNPTSTCFIDEVHSMYQHCYRSLKSGGRLLTSITNPVLYLFNEKKALRNHLQVKYTIPYSDLKSLGKKELEKRLRKHDTIEFSHTLQDLLGGLTDCGFHLTGIYTDTAGFMMIDSYIHDCYLAVRAVKSL
- a CDS encoding saccharopine dehydrogenase family protein, which produces MEKKRLMIIGAGGVGNVAVRKSARMEDLYEVILLASRTKAKCDAIAAEAGPVPIETAQVDADDIGALVSLMETFKPDVVLNVALPYQDLPIMDACLEYGVDYVDTANYEPKDEAHFEYSYQWAYQEKFKEAGLTALLGSGFDPGVTNVFTAYAAKHYFDEMHYLDIVDCNAGDHGKSFATNFNPEINIREITQNGRYYEEGEWKSTEPLEIHQNVDYPRIGGKESYLLFHEELESLVKHYPSLKRARFWMTFSQQYITHLKVLEDIGMTSIEPVMFQGMEIQPLQFLKAVLPEPSSLGENYKGQTSIGCQIKGIKDGKERTLYIFNNCSHQMAYQDTKAQAVSYTTGVPAALGTSLVARGIWKAPGVNNMEQFDPDPFLEELGPLGLPWEVVVDGKLAFGE
- a CDS encoding 5'-nucleotidase C-terminal domain-containing protein; its protein translation is MKRVLLKRVLLGILMLCITMGFLFAQPLPEQAEELVILATTDIHGNVWGFSYENDKETNNNGMARIATYVEQVRDAHPNVILVDNGDVIQGNIMTDDLYNKREGEHPVIRAMNLLDYDSLTLGNHEFNFGEKLIKRMQELANFPILSANMSRLDGTMAALPYTIVERSGVKVGIIGLTNPNAPRWDGEKTDPFVYAPVGPAARRVVDILDDKVDVLVVVAHVGLYPEYDVDGGSDGGLAILELCPEIDVLIVGHAHTTIAEVQDGIAIGGAKNLGREVIRIDLSLDENKQVDGQEVTIIDMTDYEPSELIRGNAFIKEAHQATRDFISGGAPSADGSPSGGIFGTAAVDFQPKNEIMGIPEGKLRDTAVMDFINEVQLLNSGADVSAAALFADTSDIPKGPINYGTIFGIYKYDNTLYRVPVTGAELKAYMEWSATCYNQWKPGDVSISFNPDKPGYLYDMFSGVDYEIDLSKPEGQRIKNVMFKGKSLSDTQKLTLAVNNYRYSSALKAQKLVSGVREWESPNSIRDMLVAYIKEKGTIYPKVDNNWKIVGVNLDSPYRKQVIKMVNEGKLESPYNNPLNVNELKKQGIIK
- a CDS encoding flavodoxin — encoded protein: MKRIAIVYYSGTGNTEALAQAVAKGAKETGAEIKVIKAGLFSADLLDSYDAVAFGCPAMGSESLEDEVFEPMFNALLPHLEGKPIGLFGSYGWGNGEWMDDWAEVTKDAGAVMVADPVIALDTPEEESLNAAFSLGTALAG
- the speB gene encoding agmatinase codes for the protein MEHWFLDSEFPNCDKETARFHVIPFPLEDTVSYMGGTADGPDAIIEASSQLEQLVEGFGNPGALGIHTREPLGTEGMVEQAIAAAAEAILQAYDQGSIPVLLGGEHSVTNAAIPLLRDRFHQGEVGILQFDAHMDLRDAYEGSKLSHASVMRRAVEAGIPLFQVGIRNYSEEDLEARERYQVGHYDASFLYSQKHTHSLETLDLPSDFPKQLYVTFDVDAFDCGLMSGTGTPDPGGLSWWDAITLLTVLTKNRTIIGCDVVELAPNTLHHPSYTASKLTYFLMGLASKRSSQ
- a CDS encoding tetratricopeptide repeat protein, whose product is MENYFARLLLSSELDDPLYFARIHQNIADLEKKRVAHFNEYGPMNQEYILLMGDLNMAYYRAGETQKELEVAQQIYQTNQILHGDDDESTIEAMIALGNSYLDDGQSAEAQSIVEDLLGRDYTKENGPSYDLYIDSLCLQADIYHIKKKFDEELLLRQQVLTILTSFQGSTSSQSIMARCALGVCLERRYAWREALEQYRIIRSYLDIESDFASEAEKIGLLVHIARCYRKLGEVEDARTLYRWAHRKAHVYFGPASPLALKMQRLLKAAEHNNR
- the speA gene encoding biosynthetic arginine decarboxylase, with translation MDTWTLDDARKLYHIDSWGNEYFHVSEKGEVEVRLKDKDPKSQVSLLSIVKGLQERGMKLPVLLRFSNILDSRIQHINESFLGAMKDAGYTGTYRGVYPIKVNQQQQVVEEICKYGKQYHHGLETGSKAELLLALAHIDDLEAYVVCNGYKDEEYIDLALRGLSMGVQTVLVVEMPGEVDIILERSRAMGIKPNIGLRMKPSTVASGHWTDSGGDRSVFGLNTTQVIQVVDKLKKEQMLDSLKLLHYHLGSQIPNIRDIRMGATEAARFYCGLVHEGAPMGLLDIGGGLAIDYDGSHTDSSNSRNYSTKEYCDDVVEEVMTICKEEHVTHPTLLSESGRALVSYYSVLLLNVLDTNIFWNGEDVEANLDPEVLPALENLLYVRKMLNEKNAQECLNDLNYYREEIRNKFLYGKVNMRERAAAEHVYWSIVAEIKQTYGEVESPEFEKLEQQLSDIYYGNFSLFQSLPDVWAIDQLFPIMPIHMLDKRPDRKAVLSDITCDSEGKIDRFIGRWEVENTLSLHTLPENDDYILGVFLVGAYQETLGDLHNLLGDTNVASVTYEDGKFRLHNELEGDTVADVLSYVEYEPKQLEALIRNKAERAVQDGRITPLERRRIIAAYTAGLRGYTYYETDQEE
- a CDS encoding Arc family DNA-binding protein is translated as MDAKDKSKKQVLLRLSSSLWKELAAWAEDDFRSINGQIEFLLTESVRSRRKTLKDDDQET
- the nspC gene encoding carboxynorspermidine decarboxylase; the protein is MIDLKKISHTPAFVLEYELLKKNLSIIEQLQKDLPISFLFALKGFAMHAVFPDLASVASGATASSLNEALLASPYFDEIHAYAPVYQKNEFETIASMATHITFNSVSQLQTYRDRSCDAKLGLRINAMYSTVSTALYDPCSYGSRLGILPKDLPQLPEGVSGLHSHNLCESGALELAHTLSSIEKHWGHLLGDIDWLNLGGGHLVTREGYDLDLFRNTIIDFHNKYPHIKLILEPGAAFVWETGYLITEILDIVENGGIKTLMIDASFAAHMPDCLEMPYSPNVIGAQLEENGVYRLGGSSCLAGDWVGSYTFEKAPKIGDHLVLCDMMHYTMVKTTMFNGIALPDIGIYREETYTVVKTFGFDDYQRRLS